In a genomic window of Microbacterium amylolyticum:
- the lepA gene encoding translation elongation factor 4, producing the protein MSPRSSQTLAPAATPPERIRNFCIIAHIDHGKSTLADRMLQYTGVVADREMRAQYLDRMDIERERGITVKSQAVRIPWELNGDTFALNMIDTPGHVDFSYEVSRSLAACEGAVLLVDAAQGIEAQTLANLYLALENDLTIIPVLNKIDLPAADPERFAKELADLIGGSPDDVLRVSGKTGAGVEDLLDRIVSDIPAPVGDPDAPARAMIFDSVYDAYRGVVTYVRMIDGSLAPRQRVQMMSTRAQHELLEIGVSSPEPHPSNGLGVGEVGYLITGVKDVRQSKVGDTVTDHRKPAETALTGYVEPKPMVYSGLYPIDASDYTSLREALDKLKLSDAALVYEPETSVALGFGFRCGFLGLLHLEIITERLSREFDLDLITTAPSVVYTVRSENGEEIVVTNPSEYPEGKIEQVTEPIVKASVLLPKDYVGTVMELCQSRRGSLLGMDYLSENRVELKYTMPLGEIVFDFFDQLKSRTQGYASFDYEPAGSEAADLVKVDILLQGDRVDAFSAIVHRDNAYAYGTTMTERLRKLIPRQQFEVPIQAAIGARIIARENIRAIRKDVLAKCYGGDISRKRKLLEKQKEGKKRMKMVGRVEVPQNAFIAALSGDVESKDK; encoded by the coding sequence ATGTCGCCCCGCTCCTCTCAGACGCTCGCTCCCGCCGCAACGCCGCCGGAGCGCATCAGAAACTTCTGCATCATTGCGCACATCGACCATGGAAAATCCACCCTGGCCGATCGGATGTTGCAGTACACCGGCGTTGTCGCGGATCGCGAGATGCGCGCGCAGTACCTGGACCGGATGGATATCGAGCGCGAGCGCGGTATCACCGTGAAGAGCCAGGCCGTGCGCATTCCGTGGGAGCTGAACGGCGACACGTTTGCTCTGAACATGATCGACACGCCGGGACACGTCGACTTCAGTTACGAAGTTTCCCGCTCTCTTGCCGCCTGCGAAGGCGCGGTTCTTCTCGTCGACGCCGCGCAGGGCATTGAGGCCCAGACGCTCGCGAATCTGTACCTCGCGCTGGAGAACGACCTCACGATCATCCCGGTCTTGAACAAGATCGATCTGCCGGCGGCCGACCCGGAACGATTCGCGAAGGAGCTTGCCGATCTGATCGGCGGTTCGCCCGACGACGTTCTGCGCGTTTCGGGCAAGACCGGTGCGGGTGTGGAAGATCTTCTCGACCGCATCGTGTCGGACATCCCCGCTCCCGTCGGCGACCCGGATGCTCCCGCGCGTGCGATGATCTTCGACTCGGTGTACGACGCCTACCGCGGCGTCGTCACCTATGTGCGCATGATCGATGGCTCTCTGGCCCCGCGTCAGCGCGTCCAGATGATGTCGACCCGCGCGCAGCACGAGCTTCTCGAGATCGGTGTTTCCAGCCCGGAGCCACACCCGTCGAATGGCCTCGGAGTTGGCGAGGTGGGGTATCTCATCACAGGCGTCAAGGACGTGCGTCAGTCGAAGGTGGGTGATACGGTCACCGACCACCGTAAGCCCGCGGAAACCGCGCTGACGGGTTACGTCGAGCCCAAACCCATGGTGTACTCCGGCCTGTACCCGATTGATGCCAGCGACTACACGTCGCTCCGCGAGGCGCTCGACAAGCTGAAGCTCTCGGACGCGGCTCTTGTCTACGAGCCCGAGACATCGGTAGCGCTCGGCTTCGGGTTCCGTTGCGGATTCCTGGGCCTGTTGCACCTGGAGATCATCACCGAGCGGCTCAGCCGTGAGTTCGATCTGGACCTCATCACCACGGCGCCCAGCGTTGTGTATACGGTGCGTTCGGAGAACGGCGAGGAGATCGTCGTTACGAACCCGAGCGAATACCCGGAAGGCAAGATCGAACAGGTCACAGAACCCATCGTCAAGGCATCGGTTCTGCTGCCCAAGGACTATGTCGGGACGGTGATGGAGCTCTGCCAGAGCCGACGTGGATCGCTGCTGGGCATGGACTACCTGTCGGAGAACCGCGTCGAGCTGAAGTACACGATGCCTCTCGGAGAGATCGTCTTCGACTTCTTCGATCAGCTCAAGAGCCGCACCCAGGGGTACGCCAGCTTCGACTACGAGCCCGCAGGCTCTGAGGCAGCTGACCTGGTCAAGGTGGACATTCTGTTGCAGGGAGACCGCGTTGACGCGTTCAGCGCGATCGTCCACCGCGACAATGCGTACGCCTACGGAACGACGATGACCGAGCGCTTGCGCAAACTCATCCCTCGCCAGCAGTTCGAGGTGCCCATTCAGGCGGCGATCGGTGCGCGCATCATCGCGCGCGAGAACATTCGCGCCATCCGCAAGGACGTTCTTGCCAAGTGCTACGGCGGCGACATTAGCCGTAAGCGCAAGTTGCTTGAGAAGCAGAAAGAGGGCAAGAAGCGGATGAAGATGGTCGGACGCGTCGAGGTTCCGCAGAACGCCTTCATCGCGGCGCTCTCCGGCGACGTCGAGTCCAAGGACAAGTGA
- a CDS encoding DUF1990 family protein, producing MRRATFRDQTVDYAAVGASQAADLLQYPPEKSIPAADQWRIGSGEERFRKAIDDILSWRVLTGAGLELSDVRPAAGPGYTGVSFDEEGKPIAPSQLEDSQRFTEDGVPYVAPGATAHVVGRARGKRTDGDYRVIFLAEESRRVAFALGTVDATLVSGEVQFSVEWRLNDEVWFEVRAFDIPVAAAYRTFRQLVRRRRRALNAAYHRAVSPLFA from the coding sequence ATGCGCAGGGCGACCTTCCGAGATCAGACGGTCGACTATGCAGCGGTGGGCGCCTCACAGGCGGCCGATCTGCTGCAGTATCCACCGGAGAAGTCGATCCCCGCAGCCGATCAGTGGCGTATCGGCAGCGGAGAGGAACGTTTCCGTAAGGCCATCGATGACATCCTCTCCTGGCGTGTTCTCACGGGGGCCGGGCTGGAGCTCAGCGATGTGCGACCCGCGGCAGGGCCCGGGTACACGGGGGTGAGTTTTGACGAGGAGGGCAAGCCGATTGCCCCATCGCAGCTCGAAGACAGCCAGCGCTTCACAGAAGACGGGGTTCCCTACGTCGCACCGGGCGCGACAGCGCATGTCGTGGGGCGCGCCAGGGGCAAGCGAACGGATGGCGACTACCGCGTGATCTTTCTCGCTGAGGAGTCGCGTCGCGTCGCGTTCGCCCTGGGAACGGTTGACGCCACGCTCGTCTCGGGCGAGGTGCAGTTCTCCGTTGAGTGGCGTCTGAACGACGAGGTCTGGTTCGAGGTACGCGCTTTCGACATCCCCGTCGCGGCGGCCTATCGAACCTTCCGTCAGCTGGTTCGCCGTCGCCGGCGGGCGCTGAACGCGGCGTATCACCGCGCCGTGTCGCCACTGTTCGCCTAA
- the hemW gene encoding radical SAM family heme chaperone HemW: MAGALPLGDPAPPDGRLPTHIRTDELTDFGVYLHVPFCRVRCGYCDFNTYTATELRGTRQDQYADTVLQEIALARVVLAEAGTQRPAKTVFFGGGTPTLLPAGDLVRMLDGVRGAFGLADDAEITVEANPDTVTDRVVDELAAAGVTRLSVGMQSAVPHVLAALDRTHTPANVGTAVAAAKNAGLDVSVDLIYGAPGESIDDWRASLEAALAYAPDHISAYALIIEEGTKLHRQIRAGQVPAPDDDLQADMYELADDLLAGGGYEWYEVSNWSRGSGHRSRHNLAYWRGFDWWGFGPGAHSHIGGLRWWNVKHPAAYAQRLSLGDSPAAGRETPDAQQRILERVLLETRIREGMAVSDLPSSDARRSVAGLVADGLVDGASAVKGRVVLTRSGRLLADAVVRALTV, translated from the coding sequence ATGGCTGGCGCGCTTCCTCTCGGAGATCCGGCACCGCCTGACGGCAGGCTTCCCACGCACATTCGCACGGATGAACTCACCGACTTCGGCGTGTATCTTCACGTGCCGTTTTGTCGTGTGCGGTGTGGGTACTGCGATTTCAACACGTACACGGCAACAGAACTGCGCGGTACGCGACAAGATCAGTACGCGGATACGGTTCTCCAAGAGATCGCGCTCGCCCGCGTCGTCCTTGCGGAGGCCGGAACACAGCGCCCCGCGAAAACGGTGTTCTTCGGCGGCGGAACCCCGACGCTTCTTCCCGCGGGCGACCTGGTGCGGATGCTGGACGGAGTGCGTGGCGCCTTCGGTCTGGCTGACGACGCAGAGATCACGGTAGAAGCGAACCCCGACACTGTCACCGACCGTGTCGTCGATGAGCTTGCAGCAGCAGGCGTGACCCGACTGTCCGTTGGAATGCAGTCGGCGGTTCCGCACGTTCTCGCCGCGCTCGATCGCACGCACACACCGGCGAACGTCGGCACGGCGGTCGCCGCCGCAAAAAACGCAGGACTCGATGTGTCGGTGGACCTGATCTACGGCGCTCCCGGCGAGTCGATTGACGACTGGCGAGCGTCGCTGGAGGCAGCGCTCGCCTACGCTCCCGACCACATCTCGGCATACGCCCTCATTATCGAAGAGGGAACGAAGTTGCACAGGCAGATCCGCGCGGGGCAGGTTCCGGCTCCCGACGACGATCTGCAGGCCGATATGTACGAGCTTGCTGATGACCTCCTCGCCGGCGGCGGCTATGAGTGGTACGAAGTCTCGAACTGGTCGCGGGGGAGCGGGCATCGCTCTCGGCATAACCTCGCCTACTGGCGCGGTTTCGATTGGTGGGGATTCGGACCGGGCGCCCACAGCCATATTGGGGGACTGCGCTGGTGGAATGTGAAACATCCTGCGGCCTATGCGCAGCGGCTGTCGCTTGGCGACTCTCCTGCGGCTGGCCGGGAGACGCCGGATGCGCAACAGCGGATCTTGGAGCGGGTGCTTCTCGAAACCCGTATCCGCGAAGGAATGGCTGTTTCTGATCTGCCATCGTCCGATGCGCGGCGGTCGGTTGCCGGACTCGTCGCTGATGGCCTCGTCGATGGCGCTTCCGCAGTGAAAGGACGCGTCGTGCTGACGCGTTCCGGACGCCTCCTGGCTGACGCGGTCGTTCGTGCTCTCACGGTCTAG
- the hrcA gene encoding heat-inducible transcriptional repressor HrcA, with the protein MVTDRGLQVLRAIVQDYVDTHEPVGSRSIVERHAFGVSAATIRNDMAMLEDEDLIAQPHTSSGRIPTDKGYRAFVDHLAEVRPLSRAQRSAISTFLADPADLDDLLARTVRLLTQITGQVALVQYPSFARATVTHVQLVALDPRRILVILVTDTGRVSQRITVAPVDVDEEVLDVIRPHVSSLILGLPASDAAGAVAAAAQRQATAHTAMDHVMSAILSTVAEELDEFRQNRLVMAGTATLARRGSDFRGSIHPLLEAIEEQVTLLRLMSEMAADENGLATSIGRENAEFGLSEASFIASDYDAAVGSARVGLMGPTRMDYSRNLAAARAVATYLTRLLDEDDSR; encoded by the coding sequence ATGGTGACTGATCGAGGGCTTCAGGTTCTGCGCGCCATCGTCCAGGACTACGTTGATACGCACGAGCCCGTTGGCAGCAGGTCCATCGTCGAGCGTCACGCCTTCGGTGTTTCGGCGGCCACGATCCGCAACGATATGGCGATGCTGGAAGATGAAGACCTCATCGCGCAGCCCCACACCTCGTCCGGACGAATTCCCACCGATAAGGGGTACCGGGCATTCGTCGACCATCTTGCCGAGGTCCGTCCGCTCTCGCGTGCGCAACGATCAGCAATTTCGACCTTCCTGGCTGACCCCGCGGATCTTGATGACCTGCTGGCGCGTACCGTCCGGCTGCTGACGCAGATCACCGGACAGGTTGCGCTCGTTCAATACCCGTCGTTCGCGCGCGCGACGGTGACGCACGTTCAGCTGGTCGCCCTCGATCCCCGCCGTATCCTCGTCATCCTCGTGACGGACACGGGGCGCGTGTCCCAGCGCATCACGGTCGCTCCCGTTGACGTCGATGAAGAAGTGCTCGACGTGATCCGTCCACACGTATCCTCCCTCATTCTCGGCTTGCCCGCCTCGGATGCCGCCGGAGCGGTTGCCGCGGCTGCTCAGCGTCAAGCAACCGCGCACACCGCGATGGATCACGTCATGTCGGCCATCCTCTCCACCGTTGCCGAAGAACTCGACGAGTTCCGCCAAAATCGCCTGGTGATGGCCGGAACCGCCACGCTGGCGCGCCGCGGTAGTGACTTCCGCGGAAGCATCCACCCGCTTCTCGAAGCGATTGAAGAGCAGGTCACCCTTCTGCGCCTCATGAGCGAGATGGCAGCGGATGAAAACGGCCTGGCAACCAGCATCGGCCGCGAAAACGCCGAATTTGGCCTGAGCGAGGCGTCGTTCATCGCGAGCGACTACGACGCCGCGGTCGGCTCGGCCAGAGTCGGGCTCATGGGCCCCACGCGCATGGACTATTCCCGTAATCTTGCGGCGGCTCGCGCCGTTGCGACGTACCTCACGAGGCTTCTCGACGAGGACGATTCCCGTTAG
- the dnaJ gene encoding molecular chaperone DnaJ, with the protein MADHYDVLGVSREASGDEIKKAYRKLARKLHPDVNPSPEAAEEFKSVTHAYEVLSDPEQRRRYDIGDDGGSFGGGGFGGFGDVFEAFFGAGGGGGRGGRPRSRRERGQDALVRVSLDLADVVFGTHRDVEIDTAVLCETCQGSCCQPGTQPQRCDICGGSGHVQRQVRSLLGNVVTQQPCGACQGYGTTIPSPCPACAGQGRVRSRRTVGLDIPAGVETGLRLQLPGSGEVGPAGGPRGDLYVEITVEPHPVFDRDGDDLFATLEVSMTDAILGTTTSIDGLDGTVDLEVRAGVQSGDVLRISERGITGLRSKRRGDLRVAVQVVTPTKVDHKTRQLLEEIAKRTKAPKPRLTEHQQGLFSKLRDRFRGA; encoded by the coding sequence GTGGCAGACCACTATGACGTACTCGGAGTCTCTCGCGAGGCGAGCGGCGACGAGATCAAGAAGGCGTACCGCAAGCTCGCGCGTAAGCTTCACCCCGATGTGAACCCCAGCCCCGAAGCGGCTGAGGAGTTCAAGAGCGTCACCCATGCCTATGAGGTGCTGAGCGACCCTGAGCAGCGTCGTCGCTACGATATTGGTGACGATGGAGGCTCCTTCGGCGGGGGCGGTTTCGGCGGTTTCGGTGATGTCTTCGAGGCGTTCTTCGGAGCCGGCGGCGGAGGCGGCCGCGGAGGGCGTCCACGGTCACGGCGCGAACGCGGACAGGACGCCCTGGTTCGCGTCTCGCTTGACTTGGCTGACGTGGTCTTCGGAACACACCGCGATGTCGAAATCGATACGGCTGTTCTCTGCGAAACCTGTCAGGGCTCCTGCTGCCAGCCGGGAACGCAGCCCCAGCGTTGCGACATCTGCGGCGGATCTGGTCACGTGCAGCGGCAGGTGCGCAGTCTGCTCGGTAATGTCGTCACGCAGCAGCCGTGTGGCGCCTGCCAGGGCTACGGAACGACGATTCCGAGCCCGTGCCCGGCGTGTGCCGGCCAGGGGCGGGTGCGCTCGCGGCGCACCGTTGGCCTCGACATTCCCGCCGGCGTGGAAACGGGCCTGCGCCTGCAGCTGCCCGGATCGGGCGAGGTGGGCCCAGCGGGCGGACCCCGCGGAGACCTCTACGTGGAGATCACGGTAGAACCTCATCCGGTGTTCGACCGCGACGGAGACGACCTGTTCGCCACCCTGGAAGTGTCGATGACAGACGCGATTCTCGGAACCACCACATCGATCGATGGCCTCGACGGCACCGTGGACCTGGAGGTTCGCGCTGGTGTGCAGTCCGGCGACGTTCTCCGCATCAGTGAGCGCGGAATCACGGGCCTGCGGTCCAAGCGCCGCGGCGACCTGCGGGTTGCCGTGCAGGTGGTCACGCCCACGAAGGTCGATCACAAGACCCGTCAGCTTCTGGAAGAGATTGCCAAGCGCACGAAGGCGCCCAAGCCCCGCCTGACCGAGCACCAGCAGGGCCTGTTCTCCAAGCTGCGCGACCGCTTCCGCGGAGCCTGA
- a CDS encoding 16S rRNA (uracil(1498)-N(3))-methyltransferase gives MALHFVDDGAARAQPGDAVELTGSEAHHAASVRRVRPGESVTLTDGRGVWLSGTVADAQKTRVEITVSQRRDIPAPSPRIFLAQALAKGDRDELAVQAATELGIDGIIPWQATRSVSRWQGPKADKGRSRWQSIVREAAKQALRAWIPEVEAVHPTSLLAERATSMRVLILDPWTEARFTTLETDGRDILLVVGPEGGIAPEEISALEAAGAERVKLGDSVLRTSTAGPAALALLNARVGRW, from the coding sequence GTGGCACTGCACTTCGTCGACGACGGCGCCGCCCGCGCTCAGCCAGGCGATGCCGTTGAGCTGACCGGCTCTGAGGCGCACCACGCGGCCAGCGTCCGGCGGGTGCGACCGGGGGAGTCGGTCACTCTGACGGACGGGCGCGGCGTCTGGCTGTCGGGAACAGTCGCCGATGCGCAGAAAACGCGCGTGGAGATCACCGTCTCGCAGCGGCGCGACATTCCCGCGCCGTCACCTCGCATTTTTCTTGCGCAAGCTCTGGCAAAGGGCGACCGCGATGAGCTCGCGGTGCAGGCGGCGACAGAGCTCGGCATTGACGGAATCATTCCGTGGCAGGCAACGCGCAGCGTCTCCCGCTGGCAGGGGCCGAAAGCCGACAAAGGGCGTTCGCGGTGGCAGAGCATCGTTCGCGAAGCCGCCAAACAGGCACTGCGTGCGTGGATTCCCGAGGTGGAAGCTGTTCACCCAACGTCGCTCCTTGCGGAGCGCGCGACATCGATGCGTGTGCTCATTCTTGATCCGTGGACAGAGGCCCGCTTCACGACGCTCGAGACGGATGGCCGGGACATCCTTCTGGTCGTCGGCCCTGAGGGCGGGATCGCCCCGGAAGAAATAAGTGCTCTCGAAGCGGCGGGCGCAGAGCGGGTGAAGCTCGGTGACAGCGTCCTCAGAACATCAACGGCGGGACCCGCGGCGCTTGCGCTGCTCAACGCCCGTGTCGGGCGATGGTGA
- a CDS encoding HIT domain-containing protein: MSSEPTIFTRILRGDVPGDIVAETERVFAITDIHPQAPVHVLVIPKTEQYRDVTELAAGDPSLLAEMVEVARGIAQERSNGEFRLVFNTGEGAGQTVFHVHAHVLAGELEEKSLIG, translated from the coding sequence ATGAGTAGCGAGCCAACGATCTTCACCCGCATTCTTCGCGGAGATGTCCCGGGCGACATCGTCGCGGAGACCGAGCGCGTTTTCGCGATCACGGACATTCATCCGCAGGCCCCTGTTCATGTTCTCGTCATTCCCAAGACCGAGCAGTACCGTGATGTCACGGAGCTCGCGGCAGGTGATCCTTCGCTCCTCGCCGAAATGGTCGAGGTCGCACGAGGCATCGCGCAGGAGCGCTCAAACGGCGAGTTCCGACTTGTTTTCAACACCGGTGAGGGCGCCGGCCAAACCGTCTTCCACGTGCACGCGCACGTGCTCGCAGGAGAACTCGAGGAGAAGAGCCTCATTGGCTGA
- a CDS encoding PhoH family protein — MVQLLGPQDRLLRMVESKHPDVDVHVRGNTITLTGERDAVERANALVDELLSMTKSGYAVEPSDISTADEVLQKGERISAVLGEPILSTRGKVIRPKTMGQRDYIDAIDDNTIVFGIGPAGTGKTYLAMAKAVQALQRREVSRIILTRPAVEAGERLGFLPGTLTDKIDPYLRPLYDALNEMMDPELVPKLMTTGAIEVAPLAYMRGRTLNDSFVVLDEAQNTTPEQMKMFLTRLGFGTKMVVTGDVTQVDLPGGTSGLRVVGRILKDVDDIHFAQLTSDDVVRHTLVGRIVDAYSEYDDKRTVRKAELDEARDFANRADRRRGTMPRDRNQKRGRA, encoded by the coding sequence ATGGTGCAGCTACTCGGCCCCCAAGACCGGCTTCTCCGGATGGTTGAGTCCAAACACCCCGATGTCGACGTACACGTGCGGGGAAACACCATCACGCTGACGGGGGAACGAGACGCCGTCGAACGCGCCAATGCTCTCGTCGACGAGCTGCTATCGATGACGAAGAGCGGATACGCCGTGGAGCCGTCGGATATCAGCACCGCCGACGAGGTTCTGCAAAAGGGCGAGCGGATCAGCGCGGTGCTGGGCGAGCCGATTCTCTCGACGCGCGGCAAGGTGATCCGGCCCAAGACCATGGGCCAGCGTGATTACATCGACGCGATCGATGACAACACGATCGTCTTCGGTATCGGGCCCGCCGGAACGGGCAAGACCTATCTAGCGATGGCGAAGGCCGTCCAGGCTCTGCAGCGCCGCGAGGTGAGTCGGATCATCCTCACGCGTCCCGCTGTCGAAGCGGGCGAACGGCTGGGCTTTCTTCCGGGAACGCTCACCGACAAGATTGATCCCTACCTTCGTCCGCTGTACGACGCGCTCAACGAGATGATGGATCCTGAGCTCGTCCCGAAGCTGATGACGACCGGGGCGATTGAAGTGGCGCCTCTGGCGTACATGCGTGGGCGCACGCTCAACGACTCGTTCGTCGTGCTCGACGAAGCCCAGAACACCACGCCGGAACAGATGAAGATGTTCCTGACGAGGCTCGGCTTCGGAACAAAAATGGTCGTCACCGGCGATGTCACACAGGTGGATCTGCCGGGGGGAACCAGCGGTCTACGTGTTGTCGGACGCATCCTCAAGGACGTTGACGACATCCACTTCGCGCAGCTCACGAGTGACGACGTTGTGCGCCACACTCTCGTCGGCCGCATCGTCGATGCCTATAGCGAGTACGACGATAAGCGCACGGTGCGCAAAGCCGAGCTCGACGAGGCGCGCGATTTCGCCAATCGCGCCGATCGACGACGCGGCACGATGCCGCGTGACCGCAACCAGAAGCGAGGCCGCGCGTGA
- the ybeY gene encoding rRNA maturation RNase YbeY, which yields MIDINNESGVSLDDEKVLRLVQHHLEALHVNKDADLAVMFVDEAAMEQLHVQWMDEPGPTDVLSFPMDELRPGTAERPTEAGVLGDIVVCPQVAETQAETAGHAVIDEICLLTTHGLLHVLGYDHALPDEEHRMFALQRELLASFATAERRRRRA from the coding sequence GTGATCGATATCAACAATGAGTCTGGCGTTTCGCTTGACGACGAGAAAGTGTTGCGCCTTGTGCAGCATCATCTCGAAGCTCTTCACGTCAACAAGGACGCCGATCTGGCAGTGATGTTCGTTGACGAAGCGGCCATGGAGCAGCTGCACGTGCAGTGGATGGACGAGCCGGGGCCCACGGATGTGCTCAGCTTTCCCATGGACGAATTGCGTCCTGGCACCGCAGAGCGTCCGACGGAGGCCGGTGTTCTCGGCGATATTGTCGTCTGCCCGCAGGTGGCAGAAACGCAGGCGGAAACCGCCGGTCACGCCGTTATCGACGAAATCTGTCTTCTCACGACACACGGGCTGTTGCACGTCCTCGGTTACGATCACGCGCTCCCCGACGAGGAGCACCGGATGTTCGCCCTGCAACGAGAGCTGCTCGCGTCCTTCGCAACGGCCGAGAGGCGCCGGCGCCGCGCATGA
- a CDS encoding hemolysin family protein, giving the protein MIEALLVAGALVLVGVAGFMTALDSALAVTSTNDLEDLALAGKNSRSLARLAADRDAHDNAITFLRVLCDVAAVVLTSVAFSMMFESAPWGALTTVIVMAIVIYVVVASAPTSVGRRYARPLLTLGAPAIRFARMLFFPIAQPLAVASARVIPGARRRSFESEEQLLSIVDEAAQNSLIEDDDRELIHSVFDFTDQIVRAVMVPRTDMVTVDATASNDEAMEAFLTSGLSRLPVVDGEVDNVVGVLYLKDLVQHAYREAPGWRTSLVRAFVRQAVFVPEQMRAETLLQQMKADQVHVCLVVDEYGGIAGLVTLEDLIEELVGEIEDEYDPRSTEIVELPDGRYRVSASLALDEVGDLFGLDLEDDDVDSIGGLMAKRLGRMPQPGEQVQVHGLLLTGGASRGRGRGLATLFVDRTEALRYVEEARTAAIRVSSTTGEIGVHTGAVSTADGEQDSTSRRKKTSKKNKKGGRDE; this is encoded by the coding sequence ATGATCGAGGCTCTGCTGGTCGCTGGCGCTCTCGTCCTGGTCGGTGTCGCCGGTTTTATGACGGCGCTCGACTCCGCCCTGGCGGTGACCTCAACGAACGATCTCGAGGATCTCGCCCTCGCCGGGAAGAACTCGCGATCGCTCGCCCGGCTTGCAGCTGATCGTGATGCCCACGACAACGCCATCACCTTCCTCCGTGTGCTCTGCGACGTTGCCGCGGTTGTGCTCACTTCTGTCGCCTTCTCGATGATGTTCGAAAGTGCCCCGTGGGGAGCGCTGACAACCGTGATCGTGATGGCGATCGTGATCTATGTCGTCGTGGCATCTGCGCCAACGAGCGTCGGGCGACGCTACGCTCGCCCGCTTCTGACCCTCGGGGCACCGGCGATTCGTTTCGCGCGCATGCTGTTCTTCCCGATTGCCCAGCCGCTCGCCGTCGCGAGTGCGCGGGTGATCCCCGGCGCGCGGCGCCGCAGTTTCGAATCCGAAGAGCAGTTGCTCTCGATCGTTGACGAGGCGGCGCAAAACTCGCTCATCGAGGACGATGACCGCGAGCTGATCCACTCCGTCTTTGATTTCACCGACCAGATCGTGCGCGCCGTGATGGTGCCCCGAACCGACATGGTCACGGTAGACGCAACGGCGTCGAATGACGAAGCGATGGAGGCGTTCCTCACGAGCGGCCTCTCACGATTGCCGGTTGTCGATGGTGAAGTCGACAACGTCGTTGGTGTTCTGTATCTCAAAGATCTCGTTCAGCACGCGTATCGCGAAGCGCCGGGCTGGCGCACCTCTCTCGTTCGAGCCTTCGTTCGCCAGGCCGTGTTTGTGCCCGAGCAGATGCGAGCCGAAACTCTTCTCCAGCAGATGAAGGCCGATCAGGTGCACGTGTGCCTCGTGGTGGACGAATACGGTGGAATCGCCGGTCTCGTCACGCTGGAAGACCTCATCGAAGAACTCGTCGGGGAAATCGAAGACGAGTACGATCCGCGGTCCACCGAGATCGTTGAGCTACCCGATGGGCGTTACCGCGTGAGCGCATCGCTTGCCCTGGATGAAGTCGGTGATCTCTTCGGGCTGGACCTGGAGGACGACGATGTCGACTCGATCGGGGGACTGATGGCCAAGCGTCTTGGCCGGATGCCGCAACCAGGTGAGCAGGTGCAGGTCCACGGTCTCCTGCTGACAGGAGGTGCCTCCCGCGGGCGCGGACGCGGGCTCGCGACGCTTTTCGTCGATCGGACCGAGGCCCTTCGCTACGTCGAAGAGGCACGAACAGCGGCGATCCGCGTATCGTCCACAACAGGTGAAATCGGGGTCCACACGGGCGCCGTGTCTACGGCCGACGGCGAGCAGGACTCGACATCGCGCCGCAAGAAGACATCGAAGAAGAACAAGAAGGGTGGTCGCGATGAATGA